A section of the Saccharopolyspora gregorii genome encodes:
- the hemW gene encoding radical SAM family heme chaperone HemW: MPSQLPPGEPAPSDGSLPASALNGLGERPFGVYVHVPFCATRCGYCDFNTYTADELGPAGGFGDWLEALRAELDLGARVLAAGGGTVPAAQTVFVGGGTPSLLGAERLAAVLTAVRNSFGLTADAEVTTESNPESTSPEFFAALRAGGYDRVSLGMQSAAAHVLRILERNHTPGRAADAAKEARAAGFEHVNLDLIYGTPGESDDDLRASLAAVLDAGVDHVSAYSLIVEDGTAMARKVRRGELPMPDEDVLADRYEIIDSTLSGAGLGWYEVSNWATGESARCAHNLGYWRGGDWWGAGPGAHSHVGGVRWWNVKHPGRYSALLADGRSPAHARELLDDEDRRIERIMLELRVAEGVPTSALTSDGVLAAKEAVADGLLRADALDAGRCALTDRGRLLADAVVQRLL, translated from the coding sequence GTGCCTTCGCAGCTTCCGCCGGGTGAGCCGGCTCCGTCGGACGGGTCACTGCCCGCCAGCGCCCTGAACGGGCTCGGCGAGCGGCCGTTCGGCGTGTACGTGCACGTCCCGTTCTGCGCCACCCGCTGCGGCTACTGCGACTTCAACACCTACACCGCCGACGAGCTCGGGCCCGCCGGTGGCTTCGGGGACTGGCTGGAAGCGCTGCGCGCCGAACTCGACCTCGGCGCCCGGGTGCTCGCCGCGGGCGGCGGGACCGTGCCCGCCGCGCAGACCGTGTTCGTCGGCGGCGGCACCCCCTCGCTGCTCGGCGCCGAACGGCTCGCGGCCGTGCTGACCGCCGTCCGGAACTCCTTCGGGCTCACCGCCGACGCGGAGGTCACCACCGAGTCCAACCCCGAGTCGACCTCGCCCGAGTTCTTCGCCGCCCTCCGCGCCGGCGGTTACGACCGGGTGTCGCTGGGCATGCAGTCCGCCGCCGCGCACGTGCTGCGCATCCTGGAGCGCAACCACACCCCCGGGCGCGCGGCCGACGCCGCGAAGGAAGCGCGGGCCGCCGGGTTCGAGCACGTCAACCTCGACCTCATCTACGGCACCCCGGGTGAGAGCGACGACGACCTGCGCGCCTCGCTGGCCGCGGTGCTCGACGCCGGGGTCGACCACGTCTCCGCCTACTCGCTGATCGTCGAGGACGGCACCGCGATGGCCCGCAAGGTCCGCCGCGGCGAGCTGCCGATGCCGGACGAGGACGTGCTCGCCGACCGCTACGAGATCATCGACTCGACGCTGTCCGGCGCCGGGCTGGGCTGGTACGAGGTCTCCAACTGGGCCACCGGCGAGTCCGCGCGCTGCGCGCACAACCTCGGCTACTGGCGGGGCGGCGACTGGTGGGGCGCCGGACCCGGCGCGCACAGCCACGTCGGCGGCGTGCGCTGGTGGAACGTTAAGCACCCCGGCCGCTACTCGGCACTGCTCGCCGACGGCCGCTCGCCCGCGCACGCCCGCGAACTGCTCGACGACGAGGACCGGCGCATCGAGCGGATCATGCTGGAGCTGCGCGTCGCCGAAGGCGTCCCCACGTCCGCGCTCACCTCCGACGGCGTGCTCGCCGCGAAGGAGGCCGTCGCCGACGGGCTGCTGCGCGCCGACGCGCTCGACGCCGGCCGCTGCGCGCTCACCGACCGCGGCAGGCTGCTCGCCGACGCCGTCGTCCAGCGCCTGCTGTGA
- a CDS encoding putative leader peptide, which produces MGAPAKLLLVARRYVDLRRVSSALCRSTG; this is translated from the coding sequence ATGGGTGCGCCTGCGAAGTTGCTGCTGGTCGCTCGTCGCTACGTGGATCTGCGACGAGTCTCCAGCGCGCTGTGCCGTTCCACGGGCTGA
- a CDS encoding nitrite/sulfite reductase: protein MVPPTEAQSRTERRTPARKGKTRGEGQWALGYREPLNANERSKKDDNPLNVRHRIETIYQHGGFDSIDPADLRGRFRWWGLYTQRAEGIPGARTGTIEPEELDASYFMMRVRVDGGALTTEQLRVIGEISQTYARDTADITDRQNIQLHWIRVEDVPTIWEKLEAVGLYTTEACGDCPRVLLGSPVAGVAADEIIDATPAIKEITERYIGDKSLSNLPRKFKTAISGSPRWDTVPEINDISLVGVVHPEHGPGFDLWVGGGLSTNPKLAVRLGAWVPIEEAAEVWHAVTSLFRDYGYRRLRHRARLKFLVDDWGAEKTRQVIEDEYLGRKLLDGPAPETPGGHRDHLGVNPQVDGNFYVGVKSQAGRVSGSTLVEIAKAAERVGSSRVRTTVEQNLLVLDVPQQQVDGLVSDLAGLGLHSAPTPWRRNVMACTGIEFCKLAIVETKQRAIDLIGDLEQRLADVQGDVRDPVTINLNGCPNACARTQTADIGLKGQMVRDDEGNQVEGFQVHLGGGLGLDAGFGRKIRGHKVTSADLGDYVERLVRNYLGQRTDGERFAQWVARADEDALK, encoded by the coding sequence ATGGTCCCCCCGACGGAAGCTCAGAGCCGCACCGAGCGCCGCACCCCAGCCCGCAAGGGCAAGACGCGTGGTGAGGGGCAGTGGGCGCTCGGCTACCGGGAGCCGTTGAACGCCAACGAGCGGTCGAAGAAGGACGACAACCCGCTCAACGTCCGCCACCGCATCGAGACGATCTACCAGCACGGCGGGTTCGATTCGATCGACCCGGCCGACCTGCGCGGCCGGTTCCGCTGGTGGGGCCTGTACACGCAGCGCGCCGAGGGCATCCCGGGCGCGCGCACGGGCACGATCGAACCGGAGGAGCTCGACGCCTCCTACTTCATGATGCGGGTGCGCGTGGACGGCGGGGCACTGACCACGGAGCAGCTGCGGGTGATCGGCGAGATCTCGCAGACCTACGCCCGGGACACCGCGGACATCACCGACCGGCAGAACATCCAGCTGCACTGGATCCGGGTCGAGGACGTGCCCACGATCTGGGAGAAGCTGGAGGCGGTGGGCCTCTACACGACGGAGGCGTGCGGGGACTGCCCGCGCGTGCTGCTGGGTTCGCCGGTGGCGGGGGTGGCCGCGGACGAGATCATCGACGCCACCCCGGCGATCAAGGAGATCACCGAGCGCTACATCGGGGACAAGTCGCTGTCCAACCTGCCGCGGAAGTTCAAGACCGCGATCAGCGGGTCGCCGCGCTGGGACACGGTCCCCGAGATCAACGACATCTCGCTGGTCGGCGTGGTGCACCCGGAGCACGGCCCCGGTTTCGACCTGTGGGTCGGCGGCGGGCTGTCGACGAACCCGAAGCTGGCGGTGCGGCTGGGCGCGTGGGTGCCGATCGAGGAGGCCGCCGAGGTCTGGCACGCGGTGACCTCCCTGTTCCGCGACTACGGCTACCGCAGGCTGCGGCACCGGGCCCGGTTGAAGTTCCTGGTGGACGACTGGGGCGCGGAGAAGACGCGGCAGGTCATCGAGGACGAGTACCTGGGCCGCAAGCTGCTGGACGGGCCCGCGCCGGAGACGCCGGGCGGCCACCGCGACCACCTCGGGGTGAACCCGCAGGTCGACGGCAACTTCTACGTGGGCGTGAAGTCGCAGGCGGGCCGGGTCAGCGGGTCGACCCTGGTGGAGATCGCGAAGGCCGCGGAGCGCGTCGGCTCGTCCCGGGTGCGCACCACGGTGGAGCAGAACCTGCTGGTGCTGGACGTGCCGCAGCAGCAGGTCGACGGCCTGGTGTCGGACCTGGCGGGGCTGGGCCTGCACAGCGCCCCGACGCCGTGGCGGCGCAACGTGATGGCGTGCACGGGCATCGAGTTCTGCAAGCTGGCGATCGTCGAGACCAAGCAGCGCGCCATCGACCTGATCGGTGATCTGGAGCAGCGGCTGGCGGACGTGCAGGGCGACGTCCGGGACCCGGTGACGATCAACCTGAACGGCTGCCCGAACGCGTGCGCCCGCACGCAGACCGCGGACATCGGCCTCAAGGGGCAGATGGTGCGCGACGACGAGGGCAACCAGGTGGAGGGCTTCCAGGTGCACCTGGGCGGCGGGCTCGGCCTGGACGCCGGGTTCGGCCGCAAGATCCGCGGGCACAAGGTGACCTCGGCGGACCTCGGCGACTACGTGGAGCGCCTGGTGCGCAACTACCTGGGCCAGCGCACGGACGGCGAGCGCTTCGCCCAGTGGGTGGCGCGGGCCGACGAGGACGCGCTCAAGTGA
- a CDS encoding phosphoadenylyl-sulfate reductase, with translation MTAETTTDFPTGLGVRRSDEELRALVEEAAPRLAEASAEEALRWAADTFGDGLIVASNMQDAVLVDLAAKAQPGVDVLFLETGYHFAETIGTRDAVAQVYDVNIVDAKAEQSVAEQDAAEGPKLHDRDPGRCCFLRKVVPLRNTLARYEAWVTGVRRVEAPTRAGTPIVTWDDRNGLVKINPIAPWSDEEMDSYIERHGVLVNPLVPAGYPSIGCAPCTAKPAPGADPRSGRWAGTSKTECGLHG, from the coding sequence ATGACTGCCGAGACCACCACCGACTTCCCCACCGGCCTGGGCGTGCGCCGCAGCGATGAGGAGCTGCGCGCGCTGGTCGAGGAGGCCGCCCCGCGGCTGGCGGAGGCGAGCGCCGAGGAGGCGCTGCGCTGGGCCGCGGACACCTTCGGCGACGGCCTGATCGTCGCCTCGAACATGCAGGACGCGGTGCTGGTGGACCTGGCGGCGAAGGCGCAGCCGGGAGTCGACGTGCTGTTCCTGGAGACCGGCTACCACTTCGCCGAGACGATCGGCACCCGCGACGCGGTCGCCCAGGTCTACGACGTGAACATCGTCGACGCGAAGGCGGAGCAGTCGGTCGCCGAGCAGGACGCCGCGGAGGGCCCGAAGCTGCACGACCGCGACCCGGGCCGCTGCTGCTTCCTGCGCAAGGTGGTGCCGCTGCGCAACACGCTGGCCCGCTACGAGGCGTGGGTGACCGGCGTGCGCCGGGTGGAGGCCCCGACCCGGGCGGGCACGCCGATCGTGACCTGGGACGACCGCAACGGCCTGGTCAAGATCAACCCGATCGCGCCGTGGAGCGACGAGGAGATGGACTCCTACATCGAGCGGCACGGGGTGCTGGTGAACCCGCTGGTGCCCGCCGGCTACCCGTCGATCGGCTGCGCGCCGTGCACGGCGAAGCCCGCGCCGGGTGCCGATCCGCGCAGCGGCCGCTGGGCGGGCACGTCGAAGACCGAATGCGGCCTGCACGGCTGA
- the cysD gene encoding sulfate adenylyltransferase subunit CysD — MTAEPQLDLPQDPVSTGAPPQVDNLDALESEAIHIFREVAGEFDRPVILFSGGKDSTVLVHLAIKAFRPAPVPFPLLHVDTGHNFDEVIEFRDRLVAEHDLRLVVSSVQDYIDDGRLAERPDGIRNPLQTTPLLDGITENKFDAVFGGGRRDEERARAKERIFSLRNAFGQWDPRRQRPELWNLYNGRHRPGEHVRVFPLSNWTELDIWRYIQREKIALPEIYYAHRRQVHLRDGMWLTSGPWGGPREGETVEEKVVRYRTVGDGSCTGAVESEAYTVDDVIAEVAASRLTERGATRADDRMSEAAMEDRKREGYF; from the coding sequence ATGACCGCCGAGCCGCAGCTCGACCTGCCGCAGGACCCGGTGTCCACGGGGGCACCTCCGCAGGTCGACAACCTGGACGCCTTGGAGTCCGAGGCCATCCACATCTTCCGCGAGGTGGCCGGGGAGTTCGACCGCCCGGTGATCCTGTTCTCCGGTGGCAAGGACTCGACGGTGCTGGTGCACCTGGCGATCAAGGCGTTCCGGCCGGCGCCCGTGCCGTTCCCGCTGCTGCACGTGGACACCGGGCACAACTTCGACGAGGTCATCGAGTTCCGGGACCGGCTCGTGGCGGAGCACGACCTGCGGCTGGTGGTGTCCTCGGTGCAGGACTACATCGACGACGGCAGGCTCGCCGAGCGCCCGGACGGCATCCGCAACCCGCTGCAGACGACGCCGCTGCTGGACGGGATCACCGAGAACAAGTTCGACGCGGTCTTCGGCGGCGGCAGGCGCGACGAGGAGCGGGCGCGGGCGAAGGAGCGCATCTTCAGCCTGCGCAACGCCTTCGGCCAGTGGGACCCGCGGCGGCAGCGCCCGGAGCTGTGGAACCTCTACAACGGCAGGCACCGGCCCGGTGAGCACGTGCGGGTGTTCCCGCTGTCGAACTGGACGGAGCTCGACATCTGGCGCTACATCCAGCGCGAGAAGATCGCCCTGCCGGAGATCTACTACGCGCACCGCCGCCAGGTGCACCTGCGCGACGGCATGTGGCTGACCTCGGGCCCGTGGGGCGGGCCGCGCGAGGGCGAGACCGTCGAGGAGAAGGTCGTGCGGTACCGCACGGTCGGCGACGGCTCGTGCACCGGCGCGGTGGAGTCCGAGGCGTACACGGTGGACGACGTGATCGCGGAGGTCGCCGCGAGCCGGCTCACCGAGCGCGGCGCGACGCGGGCCGACGACCGGATGTCGGAGGCCGCGATGGAGGACCGCAAGCGGGAGGGCTACTTCTGA
- a CDS encoding sulfate adenylyltransferase subunit 1, producing MTETTTRTAPDSGTEVVLPVHTDLLRLATAGSVDDGKSTLVGRLLHDTKSVLADQLDAVHRASADRGLQTPDLSLLVDGLRAEREQGITIDVAYRYFATPQRSFVLADTPGHVQYTRNTVTGASTAQLAILLVDARKGVIEQTRRHAAVLALLGVPRLVLAINKIDMVDFDAAVHERIAAEFAGHARALGYADDAVRTIPVSALHGDNVVERSANTPWYSGPSLLEHLETVPVAPDPFDAPFRMPVQYVIRPRTAEHPDYRGYAGQVAAGVVAQGDEVVVLPAGIRTRVSQVDTPDGPAPRAAAGRSVTLLLEDDVDLSRGDLIAAADSAPRVTDELDATVCWLAEKPLQPGARVLVKHGTRTVQAMVTELSARFDEQELVAVDAPDSLALNEIGRVQLRTAEPLPIDEYAASRRTGSFLVIDPADGTTLAAGLIGLPLAPLAAAVAS from the coding sequence ATGACCGAGACCACGACCCGCACCGCACCGGATTCCGGCACCGAGGTGGTGCTGCCGGTGCACACGGACCTGCTGCGGCTGGCCACGGCCGGTTCGGTGGACGACGGGAAGTCGACGCTGGTGGGCAGGCTGCTGCACGACACGAAGTCGGTGCTGGCGGACCAGCTGGACGCGGTGCACCGGGCCAGCGCGGACCGCGGGCTGCAGACCCCGGACCTGTCGCTGCTGGTGGACGGGCTGCGCGCGGAGCGCGAGCAGGGCATCACGATCGACGTGGCCTACCGGTACTTCGCCACGCCGCAGCGGAGCTTCGTGCTGGCCGACACCCCGGGACACGTGCAGTACACCCGCAACACGGTGACCGGCGCGTCGACGGCGCAGCTGGCGATCCTGCTGGTGGACGCGCGCAAGGGCGTCATCGAGCAGACCCGCAGGCACGCGGCGGTGCTGGCGCTGCTCGGCGTGCCGCGGCTGGTGCTGGCCATCAACAAGATCGACATGGTGGACTTCGACGCCGCGGTGCACGAGCGGATCGCCGCCGAGTTCGCCGGGCACGCCCGCGCGCTGGGCTACGCCGACGACGCGGTGCGCACCATCCCGGTGTCGGCGCTGCACGGCGACAACGTGGTGGAGCGCTCGGCGAACACGCCCTGGTACTCGGGCCCGTCCCTGCTGGAGCACCTGGAGACGGTGCCGGTGGCCCCGGACCCGTTCGACGCGCCGTTCCGGATGCCGGTGCAGTACGTGATCCGGCCGCGCACGGCGGAGCACCCGGACTACCGCGGCTACGCGGGCCAGGTCGCGGCCGGCGTGGTGGCGCAGGGCGACGAGGTCGTGGTGCTGCCCGCGGGCATCCGCACCCGGGTGTCCCAGGTGGACACCCCGGACGGTCCGGCGCCGCGGGCGGCGGCGGGGCGTTCGGTGACGCTGCTGCTGGAGGACGACGTGGACCTGTCCCGGGGCGATCTGATCGCCGCCGCGGACTCGGCGCCGCGGGTCACCGACGAGCTCGACGCGACCGTGTGCTGGCTGGCGGAGAAGCCGTTGCAGCCGGGCGCCCGGGTGCTGGTCAAGCACGGCACCCGCACCGTGCAGGCGATGGTGACCGAGCTGTCGGCGCGCTTCGACGAGCAGGAGCTGGTCGCGGTGGACGCCCCGGATTCGCTGGCGCTCAACGAGATCGGCCGGGTCCAGCTGCGCACCGCGGAGCCGCTGCCGATCGACGAGTACGCGGCGTCGCGGCGCACCGGCTCCTTCCTGGTGATCGATCCGGCGGACGGCACCACGCTGGCCGCCGGGCTGATCGGGCTGCCGCTGGCTCCGCTGGCGGCGGCGGTCGCGAGCTGA
- a CDS encoding sirohydrochlorin chelatase — MAPALVAVAHGSRDPRSARTVHALLDVVRAERPDLDVRAAFLDLSAPRVGDVLAAVRADGHREAVVVPLLLGSAFHAKVDLPAVLAEAGARLPGLRLRTADVLGPDPLLESAALDRLREAGVDGGDPELGVVLAGVGSAHAPANRLVAQVAERWQARHSWAGAVAAFATAAEPDVPAAIARLRERGARRIAVGFWFLAPGLLTDRVVDAARAHAPDALIGAPMAAAGTVAELVLTRYREVLDRTELGSGAA; from the coding sequence TTGGCACCGGCGCTGGTGGCCGTCGCGCACGGCAGCCGGGACCCGCGTTCGGCGCGCACCGTCCACGCCTTGCTGGACGTGGTGCGCGCCGAGCGCCCGGACCTGGACGTGCGCGCGGCCTTCCTGGACCTGTCCGCGCCGCGGGTGGGCGACGTGCTCGCCGCGGTGCGCGCCGACGGGCACCGCGAGGCGGTGGTGGTGCCGCTGCTGCTGGGCAGCGCGTTCCACGCGAAGGTGGACCTGCCCGCAGTGCTGGCCGAGGCGGGCGCGCGGCTGCCCGGGCTGCGGCTGCGCACGGCGGACGTGCTCGGGCCGGACCCGCTGCTGGAGTCGGCCGCGCTGGACCGGCTGCGGGAGGCGGGCGTCGACGGCGGCGATCCGGAGCTCGGCGTGGTGCTGGCCGGGGTCGGTTCGGCGCACGCCCCGGCGAACCGGCTCGTCGCCCAGGTCGCCGAGCGGTGGCAGGCGCGGCATTCGTGGGCGGGCGCGGTCGCCGCGTTCGCCACCGCCGCCGAGCCGGACGTCCCGGCGGCGATCGCGCGGCTCCGGGAGCGCGGTGCCCGGCGGATCGCCGTCGGGTTCTGGTTCCTGGCGCCGGGACTGCTGACCGACCGGGTCGTGGACGCGGCTCGCGCGCACGCCCCGGACGCGCTGATCGGCGCACCGATGGCGGCGGCGGGAACCGTCGCCGAGCTCGTGCTGACCCGCTACCGCGAAGTGCTCGACCGCACCGAGCTCGGTTCCGGCGCGGCCTGA